A window from Luteibacter flocculans encodes these proteins:
- a CDS encoding class I SAM-dependent methyltransferase, which produces MTDLRSTERFSDRVEDYVRYRPDYPRALVDWLHGLGVHADWSVADIGAGTGISSKLFLDAGHRVTGVEPNAAMREAAERWLAADSRFHAVNGSAEATGLPDGSIDLVIAGQAFHWFDTEKVRAEFTRVLSPRGLVAVFWNSRRLVGTPFLEGYERLLHEYGVDYVGVAERYTDDDSMARWFGRGYRGMASFPHGQKLDEEALRGRLMSSSYAPKPGHPNHEPMLRALHELFEATQDGGTIDFDYDTRVFAGRPEHA; this is translated from the coding sequence ATGACTGACCTGCGCTCCACGGAACGTTTCTCCGATCGCGTCGAGGACTATGTCCGCTATCGCCCGGACTACCCGCGCGCGCTGGTCGACTGGCTGCATGGCCTCGGCGTCCATGCGGACTGGTCCGTCGCGGACATCGGCGCCGGTACGGGCATCTCCAGCAAGCTGTTCCTCGACGCCGGTCACCGCGTGACCGGCGTCGAGCCGAATGCGGCGATGCGCGAGGCCGCGGAACGGTGGCTTGCCGCGGACTCACGCTTTCATGCCGTGAATGGCAGCGCCGAAGCCACCGGACTGCCCGACGGCTCCATCGATCTCGTGATCGCCGGGCAAGCCTTCCACTGGTTCGACACCGAAAAGGTACGCGCAGAATTTACGCGCGTGCTTTCGCCGCGCGGGCTCGTCGCCGTCTTCTGGAACTCGCGCCGCCTCGTGGGTACGCCGTTCCTCGAAGGCTACGAGCGCTTGCTGCACGAATACGGCGTGGACTATGTGGGCGTCGCCGAGCGCTATACCGACGACGACAGCATGGCCCGCTGGTTCGGACGCGGCTACCGCGGCATGGCGTCGTTTCCGCATGGACAGAAACTCGACGAAGAAGCGCTGCGCGGTCGTCTGATGTCTTCGTCATACGCACCCAAGCCGGGCCATCCCAACCACGAGCCGATGCTGCGCGCCTTGCATGAGCTGTTCGAGGCGACACAGGACGGCGGCACCATCGACTTCGACTACGACACCCGCGTCTTTGCGGGTCGCCCGGAACACGCCTGA